GGCTCGGCAGCAATTTACGGCGTGCGCGGCCGCAAAAATATAAACATATTTATCCTCTTTCCCAAAGGGCGTGTCTCGCCAGTGCAGGAACTCCAGATGACCACTGTGCCAGACAAAAACGTCTTTTGCCTTGCCATAGAGGGCACTTTTGACGACTGCCAGCAAATCGTCAAGGCCATCTTTGGGGACCTTTCTTTTAAGAAAAAATACGCCCTTGGGGCGGTGAACTCCATAAACTGGGCCAGGGTGCTTGCTCAGGTGGTCTATTACATCTGGGCCTATTTCAAGGTAAGCGAAACAGAAAAAGCTACGGAAGTAAGGTTTTCGGTGCCTACCGGGAATTTTGGCGATATTTTTGCAGGCTACCTTGCTAAGCGTATGCTTGGCAAGGGTATTGAACGCCTTGTGCTTGCTACTAACGAAAACGACATTCTTACCCGTTTCGTAAACAAAGGAGATTATTCCCTGGGTAAGGTTACCTCAACTATCAGCCCTTCTATGGATATCCAGATTGCCAGCAACTTTGAACGCTATCTTTATTATCTTTTTGGGGAAAACCCAGCGCGCGTTCGTGCTGCCATGGAAAAATTTGCCAAAGAAGGCAGGCTTTCCTTTTCCGAAGAAGACCTTGCCAAAGTGCGCAAGGATTTCCTTTCGGCTTCTATTAACCAGGAAGAGACTCTTTCCATGATAGCCTCTTTTTATCAGGAAACGGGCTATATTCTTGATCCACACACCGCTGTGGGAGTAGCGGCAGGTTTAAAGTTTAAAGACCAAAGGCCGATGATTTGTTTAGCAACAGCGCATCCGGCCAAGTTTCCTGAGCCGGTGAAAAAAGCAATAGGGCGTGAGCCAGAACGCCCGGAAGCCCTTAAAGGCCTTGAAGGTAAAGAGAAAAGGGTAACAACCCTTCCGGCTTCTGTGGCAGAGGTTAAGGCCTTTTTGGCTAAAAACGCCCTGATTTGAGGAGTAAGAACATGCGCAAAATTTTTGTCTTCTTTATCGTTTTGCTTTTAGCTACCCCTGCCTTGGCAGAAATTGTTACCCTCAAAATTGAGAACCCTACTACGAAAAGACTCTGGCTTGCCGACGTAAGAAAACCCTGACAGGTCGATGTTTCCTTCCCGGAGGGAAGGAGCATCATGCCCAAAGACTATCTTACCGTTGAAGTTGACCTTAAAAGATTTCCCGGAGCAGATGTTAAGCTCTGTTTTAAATCCCTTAAAGGCGAAATTTATTGTACCAGGGCCTTTGTAGAAGCAGGCGAAAAAGAGAAAAAGCTAACGCTTAAGAAATAAGCTTTGAAACCTTTGCAAAAATTTACCAACCGTTCCCATTTTTCGTTCGAAAAATGGGAACGGATACATGAGAATCTCTTGAACTTCTAAAATTCAAGTTCACCGTTTACTGATCACTGCTCACAGATATTACCCTTCTCCCATTTTTTGGCGTCATTCTGAGCCGTAGGCGAAGAATCCATTAGTCGAACTGTGGATGCTTCGGCCCTTGAGTCCTTAGAACGACAAGGTGAGGAGTGAACGCATCAGTCGCTTGGGCTCATTCAGGATGGCAGAGATAAGGGTTTTGCAGAGGCTAAGGTAGCCACCGGTCGTAAAAAAATTAGCCCTGCGTTAAGTGACAAGAGAAAGAATGAAAAGGGGCCCTGCTGGGCCCCTTTTTGAGTTTAGAAGAAGTAGTAGAGGCTTCCTGAGATGCGGTTAAGCTTACCATCACCGCCATCGCTTTCGTGATAGTCGGTCTCAACGTACATGTATTCCGCACCCAGGGCAAATTCCTTGGTGAGACGATAAAGCACGTTAGCGTAGTACATCTGCTGCTGAAGCCTGGCTCCCTTTACCCCTGCAAGGTCGTCGTTGTCAGGGTTGTCGATTCCGTAGCCAAAGTGCGTGACGAGTTTCGGAGTGAAGAATACTTCGAGCTCAATCCAGCCACCCACCGCGTCTATTTCATCAATAGCAACAACATTTCCTAGGTCTGCTCCACTGGTGCTGAAGGAACCATTAGTGTATTCAAATCTTGTTCCCTGATTAACGCCGGCAGTGTAGTAGCCGTCAACGTTGCGGCCCATCCAGAGTTCTCCAAGGATAAAGGCCTTAACTCCCAAGGGCACGGGGATTTTGTATTCAAGCCCCAGGGAGTAGCTATCAGCATCGATCTCACCCACACCGGTGTCGTATTCCTCCTGGGAGTAATGCCCCCAG
The window above is part of the Thermodesulfatator atlanticus DSM 21156 genome. Proteins encoded here:
- the thrC gene encoding threonine synthase; translation: MRYISTRGGINPLPFKETVLMGLAEDGGLILPEAIPRITEETLSYWQSLSYPELAFEVLKLFADDLPPHDLRDLINRAYATFTHPEICPVVKKNGVYILELFHGPTLAFKDIALQFLGNLFEYLLKERGLKMNILGATSGDTGSAAIYGVRGRKNINIFILFPKGRVSPVQELQMTTVPDKNVFCLAIEGTFDDCQQIVKAIFGDLSFKKKYALGAVNSINWARVLAQVVYYIWAYFKVSETEKATEVRFSVPTGNFGDIFAGYLAKRMLGKGIERLVLATNENDILTRFVNKGDYSLGKVTSTISPSMDIQIASNFERYLYYLFGENPARVRAAMEKFAKEGRLSFSEEDLAKVRKDFLSASINQEETLSMIASFYQETGYILDPHTAVGVAAGLKFKDQRPMICLATAHPAKFPEPVKKAIGREPERPEALKGLEGKEKRVTTLPASVAEVKAFLAKNALI